ACCGATGAGGGCCTCGGCCGCCGAGACCTGATCAAGCGCTCCGCGGCACTCGGCCTGATCGCCGTACCGACGATGAGCTTCCTGTCCGCCTGCGCCTCCGGCGGTGAGGAGGCCCCCAAGGGCGGCGCCCCCAAGGGCGCGGTCACCAAGGAGAACCCCTTCGGCGTGGCCAAGGGCAGCAAGATGGACGTCGTCGTCTTCAAGGGCGGATTCGGTGACGACTACGCGAAGGCCTGGGAAGCGGCCTTCGACAAGAAGTGGGGCACCACCAGCACCCACCTCGGCACCCAGGAGATCACCGCGAAGCTCCAGCCGCGCTTCAACGTCGGCAACCCGCCGGACGTCGTCGACGACTCCGGCGCCCAGCAGATCAAGATCGACGTGCTCGCCAAGGGCGGTCAGCTCGCAGACCTCACCCAGGTCCTCGACTCGCCCTCGCTCGACGACCCGAGCAAGAAGGTGCGCGACGTCCTCATCGCCGGCACCGTCGAACAGGGCACCCAGGGCGGCAAGTTCGTCGCCCTCAACTACGTCTACACCGTGTTCGGCCTCTGGTACTCCGGCAAGCTCTTCAAGGAGAAGGGCTGGACCGAGCCGAAGACCTGGGACGAGTTCCTCGCGGTCTGCGCCAAGGCCAAGGAAGCCGGCATCGGCGGCCTCGCCCACCAGGGCAAGTTCCCCTACTACATCAACGTCGTCATCATGGACCTGATCGCCAAGAAGGGCGGCCTGGACGCCATGAAGGCGATCGACAACCTCGAACCGAACGCCTTCGAGGGCAACCCGGCCGCCCTCGCCGCGGTCGAGGCCGTGTACGAGGTGGTGGAGAAGGGCCTCCTGATGCCGGGCACCAACGGCCTCACCCACACGGAGTCCCAGACGGCCTGGAACCAGTACAAGGCCGCCTTCATCCCCTCCGGCTCCTGGCTGGAGAACGAGCAGCTCAAGCAGACCCCCGAGGACTTCGACATGAAGTTCCTCCCGGTCCCGGTGCTCGCGGACAGCAAACTGCCCTTCGAGGCGATCCGCGCCGGCGCCGGCGAACCGTTCATCGTCCCGGAGAAGGCCGCCAACAAGGCCGGCGGCCTGGAGTTCCTCCGCTCGATGCTGTCCCGCGAGTGGTCCACCCTCTTCGCCCAGCAGGCCAACTCCCTCACCGTCGTCAAGGACGGCGTGGACCCGAACGTCAAACTGCGTCCGGGCACCCAGTCGGCCGTCACCGCCCTCAAGGGCGCCGGCACGAACACGTTCAACTACCTGTACCCGGACTGGTACAGCGAGATGGACGCCGACATCCAGAACGCGTCCAACGAGCTGATGGCCAAGCGCATCCAGCCCAAGGAATGGATCAAGCGGGCCCAGGCCGCGGTCGACAAGGCCGCCAAGAGCCCGAACGCCAAGAACAACAAGCGCAGCTGACACCGCGTCCACCGGTCACCCGGCACCTCCAGGGACGGACACCATGAGCCAAGTAGCCCAGAGCAGGGGAAGGCTCGGTTTCATCACCGGCTTCCTCGTCCTGCCTCTCGCGCTGTACCTGACCTTCGTCATCTGGCCGTACATCCAGACGTTCGGCTACTCCTTCACCGACTGGTCGGGCCAGTCGCCGACGTTCCGGTTCGTCGGCGTCGAGAACTACACGGCCCTGATGAAGGACGAGGTCTTCCGAGGCGCCCTGTGGCACAACCTGCTGCTCCTGGTGTTCGTCCCCACGATCACCATCCTGCTGTCCCTGTTCTTCGCCTTCATGCTGAAC
This region of Streptomyces sp. NBC_00513 genomic DNA includes:
- the ngcE gene encoding N-acetylglucosamine/diacetylchitobiose ABC transporter substrate-binding protein; amino-acid sequence: MGSTSAHGENSTDEGLGRRDLIKRSAALGLIAVPTMSFLSACASGGEEAPKGGAPKGAVTKENPFGVAKGSKMDVVVFKGGFGDDYAKAWEAAFDKKWGTTSTHLGTQEITAKLQPRFNVGNPPDVVDDSGAQQIKIDVLAKGGQLADLTQVLDSPSLDDPSKKVRDVLIAGTVEQGTQGGKFVALNYVYTVFGLWYSGKLFKEKGWTEPKTWDEFLAVCAKAKEAGIGGLAHQGKFPYYINVVIMDLIAKKGGLDAMKAIDNLEPNAFEGNPAALAAVEAVYEVVEKGLLMPGTNGLTHTESQTAWNQYKAAFIPSGSWLENEQLKQTPEDFDMKFLPVPVLADSKLPFEAIRAGAGEPFIVPEKAANKAGGLEFLRSMLSREWSTLFAQQANSLTVVKDGVDPNVKLRPGTQSAVTALKGAGTNTFNYLYPDWYSEMDADIQNASNELMAKRIQPKEWIKRAQAAVDKAAKSPNAKNNKRS